TTTAAACCTTACTCAATTACAACGGTAGCATACATACCCGGATAGATTGATCCGTATGTATTTTTAAATGATACTTTTATCTTAAATGAGTGTGTCATCGGATTTGAACTAGGTATGATAGCGCTTATGGTACCCGTGGTGTTTATATTTTGTGACGGAATATTTATAACAACTTTTTTACCATCTTTAATAAGCTTTAAATTATCTTCGGATATTTCGGCAGATATCTTTAAGTTTGTCAAATCAGATATTTCAAATGCAGGCATTCCCGGCATCGCCATTTCACCGACATTTATATTTTTGCCTACGATTACGCCGTTGTTAGGAGCCGTAATATTTAAGTAGCGATACTGATTTTTTACCTCTTCAAGTCTGGCTTGTGCCTGAATGACCTGTTTTTTTGCGATATCTACCATATTTGCAAGATTTTGTTCCGCAAGAGTTAAATTTTCTACTTCAAATTTTGAAACCATATCCTTTTCCAAGAGCCTTTTATGTCGCTCAAGATTTAGTTTTACATTCGTATACTGATTTTGATACATTTGAAGAGAGAGTTCAGCTTGTGAAATGCCGAGCTGCACCTGCGTAAGCGCCGAGTCAATCTCTTTAGAGTCGATTGTATAGAGCAGATCGCCCTTTTTTACAAAATCACCCTCTGAAACTTTTACTTCCGTCACAAATCCCATAAAACGGCTTGTTATCATCTTTCTATTGTCGCTTATTACCGTACCTGAGAGTGTTATGCTCTCTGCTGCGAGCAAGGCTGTCAAAGCCAAAAGCAGTAATAATTTTTTCATTGTTTTTCTCCGTTTGCTAGTTTTTCAAGTGCGAAAATTCTCTCATTTCGCTTGTTTATGGTTTGTTGCAGTTGTAAAATCTTTTGAATCTGTTCGGATTGTTTGATAATGACATCGCTCATTGAAGATAGCTTCTCTCTGTATCTTGCCTCATAGTTGTTATAAATCTCGTCGGCAAGAGCAAGCTCTTTTTTAAGCGACTCTATATCTTTGTTTAAACTCTCAATCTCTGTTCTGATTTTTTGTGTTTGAAGTTCGATTCCGCTGTTTGCCAGCTCTACTTGCATTTTTGTTTTTATATACTCAAGTCGTGATTTTTCAATATTTGCATTGTCGATACCGCCGTTAAATATATTCCAAGTAACTCTTGCTCCGAGCATATATGATTTATGGTCATTTGCATCGCCTAAAAATTTATCGTCGGCGGTTGCAATCTCTGCAAAAGCTCCGACCA
This portion of the Sulfurimonas sp. genome encodes:
- a CDS encoding efflux RND transporter periplasmic adaptor subunit is translated as MKKLLLLLALTALLAAESITLSGTVISDNRKMITSRFMGFVTEVKVSEGDFVKKGDLLYTIDSKEIDSALTQVQLGISQAELSLQMYQNQYTNVKLNLERHKRLLEKDMVSKFEVENLTLAEQNLANMVDIAKKQVIQAQARLEEVKNQYRYLNITAPNNGVIVGKNINVGEMAMPGMPAFEISDLTNLKISAEISEDNLKLIKDGKKVVINIPSQNINTTGTISAIIPSSNPMTHSFKIKVSFKNTYGSIYPGMYATVVIE